CTATCCCATCCACCCGCCCCTCAGCTTAGGTCTCCGACGGCGGCGAGGCGATGGCGGCTCCTGTGACGGTGTACGGTCCGGTGATCTCACCGGCGGTGGCGCGTGTGGCGGCCTGCCTACTGGAGAAGGACGTGCCGTTCCAGCTGGAGCCGGTGGACATGTCCAAGGGCGAGCACAAGTCGCCGTCCTTCCTCAAGCTCCAGCCCTTCGGCCAGGTCCCCGCCTTCAAAGACCACCTCACCACCGTCTTTGGTATCTCCATCTCCCATTTCTTCTTCTACTTCTGATACCACTTTTCTTGGGGTTTATGTACTGTACTGATTCATGCCATTAGTAACATGTCCCCATTTCTTCAAGTTTTTCACTACTGCAAGTTCCTTTCATCAATAAAGATGTAAAATTTACAGATTTGCATGCATTGCATCCGTTCCTTGCTGAATCAGAAGTGCACATGTTGTGAAATCAGGATAAATTTTGGCCTTCACCTGGTATACCTAACTGGCAATAGAAAAGAAAGAGATCTAGATGGTCCTCTTCTTTACACGTTTTATCGTTCATCTTTGGCAGAGTCAAGGGCTATTTGCCGTTACATATGCGATCAGTATGCAGGCCACGGTAACCAGACCCTCCTTGGCAAGAAAGAAGATGGCGTGGTTGGCCGTGCTGCCATTGAACAATGGATAGAGTCTGAAGGCCAGAGTTTTAACCCACCGAGCTTGGCAATTATATTTCAGCTTGCATTTGCACCAATGATGGGCAGGACTACTGACATGGCAGTGGTTGAGCAGAATGAAGCGAAGCTCGCTAAGGTGCTTGACGTGTATGAGCAACGACTGGGAGAGAGCCAGTACTTTGCTGGTGATGAGTTCTCCCTGGCCGACCTTGTGCACTTGCCCAATGCACATTTTCTTGTGAACAGAACCAACAAGGCAGGGTTGATCACTGAGAGAAAGAATCTGGCTAGGTGGTGGAATGATGTCTCGGCACGTCCTGCATGGAAGGAGGTTGTTGAGTTACAGAACAAACCAATGCCCTCTTGAGTCTCCCTATTTTTTTCCTGAGCGGCTTGTAATGGCAACTATTTGCATTTGTCTTGTTTTGTCATCAAATCAGCCATGTTTGTACCATTTAATACTGTTCAGCTACCCATCTTTGTGGTATTGTTGATTCTATGTATGGTTGAATCTGTTCCTCTGGTCCTCGAGTGTATCCATGTGGTTTAGCCATTCAGATAATAAAGTCTGATTCCGTTGCAAATTCAGTAATTCAGGAGCTTGATTCAGAAGACTGATGAATCTGTCCTCCCTCATTTCCCTAACATGCTACTAGTGAATCAACATGTTCTATATATACGCAGTAGCAAAAATATGGTGCTCTAGTCTGTTACTTCGAGTGGGTTATTCTAGTTACCGGTTTACATATAGATTCAGACTTTCAGCTGATGTTAGAGTTAAGTGCCACATATGCAAGGTGATGCAAGAGTGGAACTCTTTTGGCTTGTTTTCTAATCCAAGGATTCTATAACTGACAGTGTTTGAGATAAGAGGTAATATAAAGATAACAACGATTTTGATTCCT
The nucleotide sequence above comes from Phragmites australis chromosome 4, lpPhrAust1.1, whole genome shotgun sequence. Encoded proteins:
- the LOC133916969 gene encoding glutathione S-transferase F11-like, encoding MAAPVTVYGPVISPAVARVAACLLEKDVPFQLEPVDMSKGEHKSPSFLKLQPFGQVPAFKDHLTTVFESRAICRYICDQYAGHGNQTLLGKKEDGVVGRAAIEQWIESEGQSFNPPSLAIIFQLAFAPMMGRTTDMAVVEQNEAKLAKVLDVYEQRLGESQYFAGDEFSLADLVHLPNAHFLVNRTNKAGLITERKNLARWWNDVSARPAWKEVVELQNKPMPS